In Actinoplanes lobatus, the DNA window ACCATTCCGTCCCCGCGTAATGGCTCTTCGGCAGCGGCGCACAGGTGAACCCGTCCAGGTAGACGACCTGCCGATCCTCCTTGAGGACGTACCGGCACCCGTCCGCGACCGACCGCCGGCCGAGTTCGGTGAGCACCACCCCGGCACCGTCGCCGCGCAGGTGACCGACGGACTCCAGGTATCGCACGGCCCGCTCGATCAGGCCGACCTCGACGCCGAAGAACGCGGCGAGGCGCGCCGGTTCCCGAAGTCCCGCTCCCGCGACGGCACGCGAGACATACTGGTCGAACACCTCGTAGGGCTGTGCGTCGAGGACCACGGTCCGGATCTCCACGGCCCACATCGGCAGCAGAACCGGGAAGACGCGCAGAGGCTGGACATCGGACATACCGGCCACACGCTCCAGCACTCTCCGAACGGGAACGTGTGCGGGCCCGCTCACCGCGCCGCCGTCAAACGGTCCCGCAGCTCCTCGGCCGGCAGGACGTCGCCGTGCTGATCCGCGTACCGGAAGAGCTCACGGGCCAGATGGCGGAAGCCGGCGTCCCTGGCCCGGGTCAGCGTGCCGCGGTCTCCCACCAGGACGAGCTGGTCCCGCGCCCGGGTGATCGCGACGTTGAGTCTGCGCAGTTCACTGAGGAAGCCGACCGATCCACCCGCGTTGCTGCGGGTGAAGCTGAAGATCACGATGTCACGCTCCTGACCTTGGAAGGTGTCGACCGTGCCGACCCGCTCCCGGGTCGCCTCGTCGCCCAGCAGCGTCCGCAACCGGATGTCGATCAGCTGAACCTGGGCCTTGTACGGCGCGATCACCGCCCAGTCCCATCCGTGCGCGGCGTACCACTGCACCAGACGGACGACGAGCCCCGCCTCGGTGCGGTTGTCGCAGCCGGCGGCCTGCCAGGTCTCGGTGCGTTCCCGGCGCCGCTCGGACCGTTGCGGCTCGGGCAGCCCGGAGGTGTCGACGATCGCGAGCGGGCTGCGGAAGAGCGGTGACGGCGGCCGGTCCCCGTTCGCGGTCTTCAGCAGGCCGCGGTAGAACTGCCCGGAGACGAAGTCGGCCAGCACCGCCGGCATCCGGCGCTGCCGGTCGAGCAGGACCTGGTTGTCGTCCGGCGCCCGGAGCAGGAGCCGCTCGAAGGCGCTGTGCGTGAGCAGCTCCCGTACCAGATTCTCGTCCACGCCGGTCTTGTCCCGCTGCGCCAGCCATTCCCGGACGTCGTCGTCGACATAGGGCGGCAGCTGGTGATGGTCGCCGACGAGCACGGCACGGCGGGCCCGGGTCAGCGGAACGAGGGTGGACGGCAGGGGGATCTGCCCCGCCTCGTCGACGACGGCCAGGTCGAAGTCGAGGTCGGCGAGCCGGTTGCGCTGGACCCCGACCCCGATGCAGGTGGCGCCGATGACATCGGCGTAGCGGATCAGTTCGGCGTGCAACTGTTCGCTCGGCTGTTCCAGCCTGGCCCGCCAGTCGGCGAGGAGTTGCGCCCGTTCCCGCAGCAGTGGCGCCTGCGCTCGGCACCAGGTGGCGAAGGCGGCGACGTCGGGTTCCGGTGGCGGTGCCGGTTCCAGCCCGGCCACCAGGCGGGCCAACCGCCGCGCCGCCTGGCGGGCCGCTTCCCGCGACCGTTGTGCGGCCGTCTCCGCCTGCGTCGCGCGGTCCCTCGCCGCACACACCGAAAGATCATCTTTGATCGTACGATCGAGGCCCGCGCGCAGCGTCTCGTACTCCTGCCGTGCGGATCGGCCGGCGGCGTCGGCGGCGACGGCCCGGGGCGCGGCCCCGGCGAGCCGGTCGCGGTGCCGGCGAGCCGCCGAGCGGTACCAGAATCCCAGGATCCCCCCGGTACGGGACTCCGCCCGCCGCAGCCTCGTCTCCAGCCGGTGCACCGCCTCCGACGCCGACGCCGCGGCACGCTCAGCGGCCCGCAGTCCGGCCAGGCTCGCCCGCACCGGATCACCGTGCCGGGCCTCGACGGCCGCCTCGGCCGATCGCTGATCGGCCAGTGCGGCGTCATGCGCCACCATCGACGCGTCAGCCGAGGCGAGTTCCCCGGTGAGCCGATCGAGCCAGCGTACGGCGAGCGGCGCGTCGCCCAGCCAGGGTTCCAGCCGCTGCGCGGTCGCGTCGGTCCGGTCCGCGATACGGCGCTGCAACTCCCCGGCGGCCTGGGCGAGAGTGCGGCGCCGGGCCGCCTCGCTCATCCGGTCCTCGTTGCCCACCCGGATGGCGGTCAGTTCGGGCGGAAGCCGTTCGATGACGTTGTCCACGGCGGTGTTGGTCTGCGAGGCGATCAGCACTCGCTCACCCCGGGCCGCCGCCGCGCGGGCGATCTCGACGATCGTTCGGGTCTTGCCGGTTCCGGGCGGTCCGACCACACACAGCAGATCCGGTACGGCCAGGGCTCGCCGCAATGCGACAGCCTGGTTGTCGTCGAGGGGTTCGGCGGGTTCGACCGGCCGCTCGCGGTATCCGGCGAACGCCCCGTCGATGAGAACCGCGGCCAGGCTCGCGTTCAGCGCGGACCCGTTGCGCAGCTTGGCGACCGCATCGCCCTGTACCCGCGGCACGACATCGTTCGCGGCCGTGATGAGCTCGCCGCGTTCCGGGATCCTGCGCCGGTCGACCGGGCTGTCGAAGGCGACGGTCACCCGTTCCCCGTCGACCTCGCGCACCCGGCCCCGCAGGTCGGGTTGGCCCTGGATCTCCACCATCGAACCCGGCTGCGCCGGTCCGGGCCGGGAGAGCAGGAAGTCGTAGATCCCGGCGGCCGACTGCCGCGGCTGTGCCACGCTGCGCACCTCGTAGTAGGGCAGGATCCGTTCGGCCGGGTCCTTCGCCGCCTCGATCTGCCGACCACCCTCGATGACCAGGTCCAGCGCGTCGCAGAAGGCGTCGTAGCGGGCGGGCCGCGTCGGCGCCACCGGCACCTCGCGGGGTGTCCGCGCCTTCTGCCAGGCGGCGCGGATCTGTGCGTCCGGCGCCCGATAGCCGGACGGCACGTCCCGTAGCTGCGCCACGTAGTACCAGCCCGGACCGGTCAGCCGGAGCCTGCTGCGCGCCAGCCGGCCGTGATTGCGCAGTGTCATGGGTTCGACGAACTCGATCGAGTAGGCGTCGCCCTGTTTGGTCGGCCGCACGGCCACCGAGCCGCGTCGCGCGTAGAGGCGAAGCCACCGGTTCTTGTCGTCGAACGCGACCGGGAATCCGCCCTGCCCGCTGAGCCGGTGCAGGTCCGCCACGAGCGACGCGGGATCGGCGAGGTGGGGATACTCGCGGCGCGCGGCCGCGTACGACTGAGGAAGAGAGAGACCCGGCACCAGCGCGACCGGACCGCTCAGCCTGAGCAGCGACGGAGCGTCGATCAGCACCGGACCGTCCCACCCCGCCGCAGCGTCGCGCCGAGAGCGTGCACGAACTCCCCCAGGGCCGGCCGCCGATCCATCTCGTCCGCGAGCGCCCGCAGCAGCGGTTCCTCCAGCTCCGGCGCCAGCTCCGGCCGCAGCAGCCCGGGAGGCGGCGGGTCACCTCCCGGCGGCTCCCCGGTGGCCAGGTGGTAGACGATCGCGGCGAGCTGATAGACGTCGCTGGCCGGACCGGGCGGCGTGAGTATCGGCCGGTTCTGCTCGGGTGCCCGGTATTCGGCCGGCCCCTCACCCGCGACCGCCGGCATCGCGGCCAGACCGGCGTCACGCAGCCACAACCGATCACGCGACGCGATCAGTGCCTCGGGCCGCAGCGCGCGATGCGCCCGTCCGGACGCATGCAAGCCTTCGAGGGTACGGGCGACCTGCGGCAACCCGCGCACCAGCGTGTCCAGGGCGATCCTGGGATAGGGCGGCCGACCGTAGGCGCTGGGCAGCGGCTCCCCCGGCGGCGACGCGGTGACGAAGGCGAACGAGTTCGGCGTCTCGGCTCTGATCAGCACCCTCGGCAGGCCGGCGACCGTGTCGTGGAGCTTCGCCTCCTGCCGCAACTCCGCGATCTTCCGGGTCTCGGCCAGGATCTCCAGCCGGGTCACCCGAACCTCACGGGACGGCGCCGTGACATATCGGGCGCCCGACCGCAGCAGCCGGTAGGACCCGTCCGGCGCCTCCCGTTCCTCCGGCTCCCCGGTAAGCCGAAAACGAGAGCCGCCGATCTCGATCTCCCGATCGCCCCGATCCCGCACCACGACCGCCGACCGGATCGGCGCCGGCGTACGACGTGCCGCGGTGGCCTCGGTGGCGAGGACCAGCTCCCGCAGGTCGTCGATGCGCAAGGTCTGTGCTTCCTGACTCGGCCCCCGCCGCTCACGCACCGATCGCAGCGATCCGGTCAGCCGCGCAATCCGTTCCACGGGATCGATCGGTTCCTCGACGGCGGCCCGCTCGATGCGGCGCAGAAGCGCGGAGTAGCACTCGGCGGCATACTGCTCCTCCCGGCCCATCAGGGTGAGCGCTGCGGCCATGTTGCTGATGCCGATCGTGGTCATCTCCGGCCGCCGGGGCAGTGGCGGATCCGGCAGCGAGAGCGCACGCAGAAACCGCTCCCGCTCCGCGGCACCCACCCCGTCGAGGTCGATGTCCGAAAGTTTCCCCAGCGCATTCGTGGTGACACCGGAACTCGACACGAATGCACAGGTGCAGCGTTCGTCCATCGTCCGCCAGACCATGTGCAGGCCGCGAAGCGGTTCACCCAGCCTGCTCAGGGTCCAGTCACCGGTGCCGGGATCACGGTGCTTGACCGAGACCAGTTCCGGATCCCGGTCGTCGAAGGTCGCGATGTAGTCGGTGGACCATTCGACGACGACCGAGGTCAGACCACCGGACGCGAGGTTGGCGATGCAGCGCAGGGCAACACATTCGTCCTGATAGCGAAAGCGCCCCCGGGTGGCCCGGGCGGTATTGCGATCATCGAAATACATATCGACGTCAGCCGAATTCACCCGGCCACCATAGGGGCACGCTCCGCATCGAAGCAACGACACGCCGCGACCGCGGCGTACCTCAGCGCACCTGTTTGGCGCTGAACTGCATGCGCGGTGTGGCGTAGAAGTCCTGGGCCTGCACCAGACGGAGTTCGCGTTCGCCGGATCGGTAGGTCATGTCGATCAGGTCGAAAACGCTGGAAGCGGTACGTTCCAGCGCCACCGCCGCGTCCTTGGTCGCCACGTAGTGGGCGGTGAACAGCGCGGCCGTGACGTCGCCGGATCCGTTCGCCTTGAACGGCAGGTGTGGGGTGGTGACCAGCCAGGCGCCGGCGGCGTCCACGACGAGCATCTCGATCGTGCCCGCCTCCCGGTCCGGGCGCTCCACGCTGGTGACCAGCACGGTCGACGGCCCCATGGCACGGGCCAGGTCGGCCGACTCGATGGTCGACTCGATGCTTGCCGGCTCGGTGCCGGTCAGGAAGCCCAGCTCGAACTGGTTCGGGGTGATGATGTCGGCCACCGGCACGACCCGGTCGCGCAGCAGCACCGGGATCTCGGGCGCGACGAAGCATCCGGACTTGGCGTTGCCCATGACCGGGTCGCAGGCGTAGACGGCCGACGGGTTCGCGGCCTTCACCCGGCGCACCGCGTCGATGATGACGTCGGCGATGCCGGCCCCGCCCTGGTAGCCGGACAGCACGGCGTCGACCTGTGGAAAGATTCCGCGTTCCTCCACGCCGAGGATGATCTCGGCGACGTCCGACGGGGGAAGCAGCGGACCGCGCCAGGCCCCGTACCCGGTGTGGTTGGAGAAGTTGACCGTGGGAACCGGGACGACCTCGACACCGATGCGCTGGAGCGGGAACACGGCCGCGGAGTTTCCGACGTGGCCGTGGGCCACCGCCGACTGGATGGACAGAACCTTCATTCCCCCAGCCTAGAGATCCGCCTCCGGACGCACGTCAGGGTCTCGGGTGTGATGGTCGAGGGTCACCAGCGAGAGGATGGTGTCCGCGGGGGTGCCGGCCGGCGCGTACAGGCGCAGGTGGGTGTCGTTGTCGCGGTGCGGTGCGCGGTGGCGGATACAATTTCGGCCGGGAGTCCCTCTACGTCGGGACAGTCGCATGAACCTCGTTCCTGCCCCGAACGATCTGGATATCGACCGCATCGCCACCTCGCCCGAGCAGCAGGTGCGGCTGCGCGTTCGCGGTGACCTGGACAGGCACACCGCACACCTGCTGATGGCCGCTGTCGCCGACCCGCTCAGAGGATTTGATCTTCAGGGTCTTCGCGCCGGAACGCGCGCGCCGACCTGGCGCGGGCACTCGCCCGGGGTGCGGCGTGGGATCAGCAGGGTGGCCCCGAGTGCCGTGGCAGCGGTGAGAGCGGCGACGGCGAAGACGACGAGGTAGGCGTTCAGTGACGGCGCGGTGCCGCCGCCGGGGACGGTCATGGTCAGGTTGGCCAGGATCGTGGCGACCACAGCGCTGCAGACGGCCTGGCCGATCGATCGCATGAGGGTGTTGATGCCGTTGGCGGCGGCGGTCTCGTGGACCGGCACCGCCATCATGATCAGGCTCGGCAGCGCGGAGTAGGCCAGGGCGGTACCGGCGCCGACGAACAGGGTGCCCGCCA includes these proteins:
- a CDS encoding DEAD/DEAH box helicase translates to MLIDAPSLLRLSGPVALVPGLSLPQSYAAARREYPHLADPASLVADLHRLSGQGGFPVAFDDKNRWLRLYARRGSVAVRPTKQGDAYSIEFVEPMTLRNHGRLARSRLRLTGPGWYYVAQLRDVPSGYRAPDAQIRAAWQKARTPREVPVAPTRPARYDAFCDALDLVIEGGRQIEAAKDPAERILPYYEVRSVAQPRQSAAGIYDFLLSRPGPAQPGSMVEIQGQPDLRGRVREVDGERVTVAFDSPVDRRRIPERGELITAANDVVPRVQGDAVAKLRNGSALNASLAAVLIDGAFAGYRERPVEPAEPLDDNQAVALRRALAVPDLLCVVGPPGTGKTRTIVEIARAAAARGERVLIASQTNTAVDNVIERLPPELTAIRVGNEDRMSEAARRRTLAQAAGELQRRIADRTDATAQRLEPWLGDAPLAVRWLDRLTGELASADASMVAHDAALADQRSAEAAVEARHGDPVRASLAGLRAAERAAASASEAVHRLETRLRRAESRTGGILGFWYRSAARRHRDRLAGAAPRAVAADAAGRSARQEYETLRAGLDRTIKDDLSVCAARDRATQAETAAQRSREAARQAARRLARLVAGLEPAPPPEPDVAAFATWCRAQAPLLRERAQLLADWRARLEQPSEQLHAELIRYADVIGATCIGVGVQRNRLADLDFDLAVVDEAGQIPLPSTLVPLTRARRAVLVGDHHQLPPYVDDDVREWLAQRDKTGVDENLVRELLTHSAFERLLLRAPDDNQVLLDRQRRMPAVLADFVSGQFYRGLLKTANGDRPPSPLFRSPLAIVDTSGLPEPQRSERRRERTETWQAAGCDNRTEAGLVVRLVQWYAAHGWDWAVIAPYKAQVQLIDIRLRTLLGDEATRERVGTVDTFQGQERDIVIFSFTRSNAGGSVGFLSELRRLNVAITRARDQLVLVGDRGTLTRARDAGFRHLARELFRYADQHGDVLPAEELRDRLTAAR
- a CDS encoding protein kinase family protein encodes the protein MNSADVDMYFDDRNTARATRGRFRYQDECVALRCIANLASGGLTSVVVEWSTDYIATFDDRDPELVSVKHRDPGTGDWTLSRLGEPLRGLHMVWRTMDERCTCAFVSSSGVTTNALGKLSDIDLDGVGAAERERFLRALSLPDPPLPRRPEMTTIGISNMAAALTLMGREEQYAAECYSALLRRIERAAVEEPIDPVERIARLTGSLRSVRERRGPSQEAQTLRIDDLRELVLATEATAARRTPAPIRSAVVVRDRGDREIEIGGSRFRLTGEPEEREAPDGSYRLLRSGARYVTAPSREVRVTRLEILAETRKIAELRQEAKLHDTVAGLPRVLIRAETPNSFAFVTASPPGEPLPSAYGRPPYPRIALDTLVRGLPQVARTLEGLHASGRAHRALRPEALIASRDRLWLRDAGLAAMPAVAGEGPAEYRAPEQNRPILTPPGPASDVYQLAAIVYHLATGEPPGGDPPPPGLLRPELAPELEEPLLRALADEMDRRPALGEFVHALGATLRRGGTVRC
- the pdxY gene encoding pyridoxal kinase PdxY; the encoded protein is MKVLSIQSAVAHGHVGNSAAVFPLQRIGVEVVPVPTVNFSNHTGYGAWRGPLLPPSDVAEIILGVEERGIFPQVDAVLSGYQGGAGIADVIIDAVRRVKAANPSAVYACDPVMGNAKSGCFVAPEIPVLLRDRVVPVADIITPNQFELGFLTGTEPASIESTIESADLARAMGPSTVLVTSVERPDREAGTIEMLVVDAAGAWLVTTPHLPFKANGSGDVTAALFTAHYVATKDAAVALERTASSVFDLIDMTYRSGERELRLVQAQDFYATPRMQFSAKQVR